A DNA window from Anastrepha ludens isolate Willacy chromosome 6, idAnaLude1.1, whole genome shotgun sequence contains the following coding sequences:
- the LOC128867136 gene encoding uncharacterized protein LOC128867136 produces MAELNGAPATLNTMAEEVVVQNDCEYNVTSPAPPADQNLQINLDGDGGSLSAPQELLIHSRKKQLRLQQLEETMRLREEYLREKFRILNAEDADEEIEGSCVIGPTKMCGTNVSGNTAFSPTPVQPVQNNRTNICPAREVPVHTVMQSPRQPSTRTAAERSQALHVDCNGNSPNIFTTFTAPTSTARSPNQVFASQSAETCNLTTSQFAARQCVPKDLPVFSGDPQEWHIFVSAYEQSTQMAGYSHHENLVRLQKCLRGKAREVVRNLLVLPEMVPDIINTLRMYFGRPEQILRVLIDRARQLPSPKGKLDLLIDFAFAIKNIVAIIHASKLSGYLNSPLLLHEFVEKLSQESKLNWAIYSTGMNNPCLEDFSTWLSTLAEAACRVTNPASLSEKLNKREAHLHTHKSDAVLKQYEEAKSMPRCAVCNNPHKVPQCDRFKALTMNERWDFVKRKNLCRQCLGTHSRRCWSNKSCGVDSCTIRHHRLLHSDVNKNSEVSTMLNNHRSISSNNTTYFRILPIVLYGRNKTISTYAFMDDGSTLTLIDQTLADELGEAGVPDPLCIHWTGDINRYEADSQRLDLRISGNIQGAKIYPLRGVYTVSSLNMSSSTLIADQLKTKYAHLKGIPLPNFIDIVPKLIIGVNNPNLIMAQKIREGGWQDPVGAKTRLGWTIFGGGNNQSKGNGLNLHKCDCESDNNLHELVKSFMLNENIGISVPKVNPVSMEDQRAIEILGNCELHEGQYTASLLWSNDNVRLPDSLPTALSRFKCLERKLSSNPELQRNMQEQIDNLVKKNYATKLPNEAINDRGDKIWYLPVFIVRNPHKPNKIRLVWDAAAKSRDVSLNNFLLKGPDMLTPLVNILFNFRMGRIAICGDIEEMFHRIKLRHPDADAQRFLWRTNMNDPINVYRLNVLSFGASCSPCIAHYVRNLNASVHAAQNSQVACAIKNHHYVDDFIDSARTVDEAIKLAKNVRDVHSKCGFNMRNWSSNSPDVLAALNGDGEPQLKSFDCSKDVINFEKILGMYWEPKSDTFSYVLKFVRLKRNVFADRVVPTKREVLQVLMSVFDPLGLVACLTSYLKILIQDIWRSGIDWDQPLNYELSLKWKTWIEYIPVITSVSVPRCYSPLLYEDDCKVQLHTFVDASENAYAAVSYFRIEAGGHVVSRLVAAKAKVAPLRPLSIPRLELQAAVIGARLTNMVEEAHHIKFEKRCIWSDSKTVLKWLHGDPRKFQQFVMFRIAEIQEATAISEWRWIPTKMNVADIATKTRPCIEVAHQWINGPAFLTLPTKEWPEQEDLERELAHKGIAWKFNPPAAPHMGGAWERLIRTTKAVLYKISPSQRFSDESLRSALLEVEMIINSRPLTYLSLDYEDQEPITPNHFLLGSSNGAKPFCKPEEISLKMNLRQSEMFANLFWRRWVREMIPSLTRRSKWFEKVKPISEGDIVLIVDENAERNTWLKGIVVETTMAKDGQVRRAKVKTRQGVLERPAVKLAVLDIGKDKASSEDSSAYRGDIVADLSNP; encoded by the exons ATGGCGGAATTAAACGGTGCTCCAGCAACGCTAAACACAATGGCTGAAGAAGTTGTAGTGCAAAATGATTGTGAGTATAACGTCACTAGTCCTGCACCGCCTGCAgatcaaaatttacaaataaatctaGATGGCGACGGTGGCAGTCTCAGCGCACCACAAGAATTGCTAATCCATAGCAGAAAAAAACAGCTCCGTTTACAGCAACTAGAAGAGACCATGCGTTTAAGAGAAGAGTATTTACGggaaaaatttcgcattttaaACGCAGAAGATGCAGACGAGGAAATAGAAGGTTCATGTGTTATTGGCCCCACCAAAATGTGTGGAACTAATGTGAGCGGTAACACAGCATTTTCGCCTACTCCAGTGCAGCCTGTACAAAATAACAGAACCAACATATGTCCAGCGCGTGAGGTACCGGTACATACGGTTATGCAGTCACCACGTCAGCCGTCGACGCGGACTGCGGCAGAGCGTAGTCAGGCCTTACATGTAGACTGCAACGGTAATTCGCCAAACATATTTACAACGTTCACAGCACCAACAAGTACAGCACGTTCGCCAAATCAGGTATTCGCAAGTCAATCAGCCGAAACCTGTAATTTGACGACTTCGCAGTTTGCAGCGCGGCAATGCGTGCCAAAAGACTTGCCGGTATTTAGCGGTGACCCCCAAGAGTGGCATATTTTTGTTAGTGCATATGAACAGAGCACACAAATGGCTGGTTACTCTCATCATGAGAATTTAGTTCGCCTTCAAAAGTGTCTACGTGGTAAGGCTAGGGAGGTCGTGCGCAATTTACTGGTATTACCGGAGATGGTACCTGATATTATAAATACGCTCAGAATGTATTTTGGACGTCCTGAGCAAATACTTAGAGTACTTATTGATAGGGCGCGTCAATTACCATCGCCTAAGGGTAAACTTGATCTACTCATCGACTTTGCATTTGCTATCAAGAATATAGTAGCAATAATTCATGCAAGCAAACTAAGCGGTTACCTCAACAGCCCATTACTATTGCACGAATTCGTTGAGAAGCTCTCTCAGGAGTCAAAACTTAACTGGGCAATTTATTCAACTGGCATGAATAACCCTTGCTTGGAAGATTTTTCTACCTGGTTGTCCACATTGGCTGAAGCAGCTTGCCGTGTTACGAATCCGGCATCACTCTCAGAGAAACTTAACAAGCGTGAAGCTCATTTGCACACGCATAAATCTGATGCCGTTTTAAAACAATACGAAGAAGCAAAATCTATGCCCAGATGCGCAGTATGTAATAACCCGCATAAGGTTCCTCAGTGTGACCGGTTTAAAGCACTCACTATGAATGAGAGATGGGACTTTGTTAAGAGGAAAAATCTATGCCGCCAGTGTTTGGGAACACACTCTCGCCGCTGCTGGAGTAACAAGTCGTGTGGGGTGGATAGCTGCACAATACGTCACCACAGGCTCCTTCATTCTGATGTTAACAAAAATAGTGAAGTTTCAACGATGCTGAATAACCACCGTTCGATTTCCAGCAACAACACCACATATTTTCGAATCTTACCGATagttttgtatggaagaaataaaacaatatccaCATACGCGTTTATGGATGATGGATCTACACTAACACTTATAGATCAAACACTTGCAGATGAATTGGGTGAGGCTGGCGTTCCCGATCCTCTATGCATTCACTGGACTGGAGATATAAACCGATATGAAGCTGATTCGCAACGGCTCGATTTACGAATTTCAGGTAATATTCAAGGTGCGAAAATATATCCACTCCGAGGTGTTTACACGGTTAGTAGCTTAAATATGTCATCATCAACATTGATTGCTGaccaattgaaaacaaaatatgcacATTTAAAAGGCATTCCCTTGCCAAACTTTATTGACATAGTTCCTAAGCTAATTATTGGTGTAAATAACCCCAATTTGATAATGGCACAGAAGATACGTGAAGGTGGATGGCAAGATCCCGTAGGGGCGAAAACCAGATTAGGGTGGACAATTTTTGGTGGCGGTAATAATCAGAGTAAAGGTAACGGATTAAACTTACATAAATGCGACTGCGAGAGCGATAACAACTTGCATGAACTCGTAAAGTCTTTcatgttgaatgaaaatattggaATTTCAGTGCCAAAGGTAAATCCAGTTTCAATGGAAGATCAACGAGCCATAGAAATTTTGGGTAACTGCGAGTTGCATGAGGGTCAGTACACCGCGAGCTTGCTGTGGTCAAATGATAATGTACGATTGCCAGACAGCTTGCCAACAGCTCTTAGTCGCTTTAAGTGTCTGGAACGTAAGTTATCTAGCAATCCTGAACTACAACGCAATATGCAGGAACAAATTGACAActtagttaagaaaaattatgcGACCAAGTTACCGAACGAAGCTATAAATGACCGTGGTGacaaaatttggtatttgcCGGTTTTTATTGTCCGCAATCCGCACAAGCCAAATAAAATTCGACTTGTGTGGGATGCAGCCGCAAAATCTAGAGATGTATCCCTAAACAATTTCTTACTGAAAGGGCCAGATATGTTAACTCCACTAGTAAATATATTATTCAACTTTCGAATGGGTAGAATCGCAATATGCGGTGATATCGAAGAAATGTTCCACCGCATTAAGTTACGACACCCAGACGCAGATGCTCAGCGTTTTCTCTGGCGTACTAACATGAATGATCCGATAAACGTTTACAGGCTCAACGTTTTAAGTTTTGGTGCTTCTTGTTCTCCATGTATAGCGCATTACGTGCGAAATCTAAATGCTTCGGTACACGCTGCTCAAAATTCTCAGGTAGCGTGTGCAATAAAGAATCACCATTACGTCGATGATTTTATTGATTCGGCTCGAACCGTCGACGAAGCTATCAAATTGGCAAAAAATGTTCGAGATGTTCACTCTAAATGTGGTTTCAACATGCGTAATTGGTCAAGCAATTCGCCAGATGTTTTAGCAGCGCTTAATGGAGATGGGGAGCCACAACTTAAATCATTTGACTGCAGTAAGGATgtcataaatttcgaaaaaatacttgGTATGTACTGGGAACCAAAATCCGATACATTCAGCTACGTGCTCAAATTTGTTCGGCTTAAGCGCAATGTATTCGCGGACAGGGTCGTCCCTACAAAGAGAGAAGTATTGCAAGTGCTCATGTCAGTTTTCGATCCGCTGGGACTAGTAGCTTGCTTAACTTCGTATCTAAAGATTCTTATTCAAGATATCTGGCGAAGTGGAATAGACTGGGATCAACCGTTAAATTATGAACtttcattgaaatggaaaacttgGATTGAATACATTCCCGTTATTACTAGCGTGTCGGTACCGCGTTGCTACTCTCCACTCCTTTACGAGGATGACTGTAAAGTACAACTGCATACGTTCGTAGACGCAAGTGAAAATGCATACGCAGCCGTATCATATTTTCGTATTGAAGCTGGAGGTCACGTCGTCAGTAGGTTGGTGGCAGCTAAAGCAAAGGTCGCACCGTTGCGCCCGCTCTCAATACCACGACTGGAACTACAGGCTGCGGTAATTGGTGCACGTTTAACAAACATGGTTGAGGAAGCACATcatataaaatttgagaaacGTTGCATCTGGAGCGACTCAAAAACCGTTCTAAAGTGGCTTCATGGTGATCcgcgtaaatttcaacaatttgtaatGTTTCGTATCGCTGAAATCCAAGAAGCAACTGCTATCAGTGAATGGCGTTGGATACCAACAAAAATGAATGTCGCTGATATTGCTACGAAAACGAGGCCTTGCATTGAGGTAGCTCATCAGTGGATAAATGGTCCCGCTTTCCTTACTTTACCTACTAAAGAGTGGCCGGAACAAGAAGATCTGG AACGTGAACTTGCTCACAAAGGTATCGCCTGGAAGTTTAATCCACCAGCTGCACCTCACATGGGTGGAGCATGGGAACGCctaataagaacaacaaaggcAGTGCTGTATAAGATTTCGCCGTCGCAGAGATTCTCTGATGAAAGTTTACGTTCGGCTTTGCTGGAGGTGGAGATGATCATTAATTCTCGACCGCTGACATATCTATCGCTCGACTATGAAGACCAGGAACCGATTACcccaaaccattttttattgggTAGTTCAAATGGAGCCAAGCCGTTTTGTAAACCTGAAGAAATTagcttaaaaatgaatttacgtCAAAGCGAGATGTTTGCGAATTTATTCTGGCGTCGATGGGTACGTGAAATGATTCCATCACTTACACGCCGCagtaaatggtttgaaaaagtgAAACCCATAAGCGAGGGTGACATCGTATTGATTGTCGATGAAAACGCAGAAAGGAACACTTGGCTAAAAGGTATAGTCGTCGAAACAACGATGGCAAAAGATGGACAAGTAAGGCGTGCTAAAGTAAAAACGAGGCAAGGTGTTTTAGAACGACCAGCAGTAAAGCTTGCAGTGCTCGACATCGGCAAAGACAAGGCAAGCTCCGAAGATTCGTCCGCTTACCGGGGGGACATTGTTGCCGACTTAAGCAACCcgtaa